One window from the genome of Montipora capricornis isolate CH-2021 unplaced genomic scaffold, ASM3666992v2 scaffold_500, whole genome shotgun sequence encodes:
- the LOC138036784 gene encoding uncharacterized protein, giving the protein MHYKWMVSDGDSKAFNTVENVYDDCKVIKLDCVGQVQKRMGKHLLNLKARTKGKLEDGKPIGGRGRLTETKIKKLQKYYGLAIRQNTIKKSNPTDREVDVSIYTMKKNIIAILNHSVKTQDPAKQHRFCPLGETSWCKWQQDVTTATKTYKDDDCLPEVFLELLRPTFMTLSDTKLLERCIRGTTQNPNECINGTVWVRCPKHKHHGAKVVRYAAASAICHFHKGAECRNEIMDKLSIPGGSHTTHSFRLKNNKRLRKANAQATAMEKKRRQGLQLVRTRREEALLEIDGPSYDPGGF; this is encoded by the coding sequence ATGCATTACAAATGGATGGTCTCAGATGGGGACAGCAAAGCATTCAACACTGTTGAAAATGTGTATGATGATTGCAAAGTGATCAAGTTGGATTGTGTTGGCCAGGTACAAAAGAGAATGGGCAAACACCTTTTAAACTTGAAAGCAAGGACAAAAGGAAAGCTGGAGGATGGCAAACCCATAGGGGGGCGTGGCAGgctcactgaaacaaaaattaaaaaattacagaaatattATGGTCTGGCAATACGTCAGAATACTATAAAGAAGTCGAATCCAACTGACAGAGAAGTTGATGTATCCATTTATACTATGAAGAAGAACATTATAGCTATTCTGAACCATAGTGTGAAAACTCAAGATCCTGCCAAACAGCACCGGTTCTGTCCTCTTGGAGAAACCTCATGGTGTAAGTGGCAGCAGGATGTCACAACAGCGACAAAAACTTACAAAGATGATGACTGTTTGCCTGAGGTATTTCTAGAACTTCTCAGGCCAACATTTATGACACTCAGTGACACAAAGTTACTTGAAAGATGCATTCGGGGGACCACCCAAAACCCAAACGAGTGTATCAATGGTACGGTTTGGGTGCGTTGCCCCAAGCATAAGCATCATGGTGCTAAAGTCGTCCGTTATGCTGCTGCTTCAGCCATCTGCCACTTCCACAAAGGAGCAGAATGTAGGAATGAAATAATGGATAAACTTTCCATTCCTGGTGGGAGTCACACAACTCATTCATTTAGACTAAAGAACAACAAGCGGTTGAGGAAAGCAAATGCTCAAGCTACAGCCATGGAGAAAAAGCGCCGCCAGGGACTCCAACTTGTGCGGACCAGAAGAGAAGAAGCCCTTCTTGAAATTGATGGACCAAGCTATGACCCTGGAGGATTCTAA
- the LOC138036783 gene encoding uncharacterized protein, protein MAGKKQRSSYRPKRKGKGFGGSKRKGKLGENTPLAAAIIDRETPSTSHEEPDLSDSECAQPLSSSAKKMKLYHSPDESSKCLDDESTEQCEATGYRLINLESLSSVLSEAHECEEANIILQENESGRAGLKSDLTITCSACDESISFQTSANITKRGKSFDVNKRAVYHSLESGTGYEGLASFCGIMNMPCMSTSAYQKQVDSILEVVEDYTKEELTQAGQRLRNIVLDENPDLDKDDTLDVAVSFDGTWAKRGFTSLTGVVFAISVDSGEVLDYTVLSKACQKCSLKQSQCEGDDERFQEWRREHLASGECDINFNGSSPAMEAEGASILWRR, encoded by the exons ATGGCTGGAAAAAAGCAGAGAAGCAGCTACAGGCCTAAACGAAAGGGTAAAGGATTTGGCGGATCGAAAAGAAAGGGGAAACTTGGTGAAAACACTCCGTTAGCAGCAGCAATAATCGATCGAGAAACACCGAGCACCTCTCATGAGGAACCAGACTTGTCAGACTCTGAATGTGCTCAACCACTCAGTTCATCAGCGAAGAAGATGAAGCTCTATCATTCACCAGACGAATCTTCAAAATGTTTGGATGACGAATCAACTGAGCAATGCGAAGCAACTGGTTACAGACTAATTAACTTGGAAAGTCTGTCTTCAGTGCTCTCTGAGGCACATGAATGTGAAGAAG caAACATCATCCtccaagaaaatgaaagtggTCGGGCTGGCTTAAAGTCTGACCTAACTATTACTTGTAGTGCTTGTGATGAAAGCATTTCATTCCAGACATCAGCTAACATTACAAAAAGGGGAAAGTCCTTCGATGTAAACAAAAGAGCTGTTTATCACTCCCTGGAATCCGGAACAGGTTATGAAGGGCTTGCATCCTTTTGTGGAATCATGAACATGCCCTGTATGTCAACAAGTGCCTACCAAAAACAGGTAGACAGCATCCTAGAGGTTGTAGAAGATTACACAAAGGAAGAGCTCACACAGGCAGGTCAAAGGCTGCGAAACATCGTTCTTGATGAGAATCCAGACCTTGACAAGGACGACACTTTGGATGTAGCTGTAAGCTTTGATGGCACCTGGGCCAAGCGGGGTTTTACCTCCCTAACAGGGGTAGTCTTTGCTATTTCAGTAGACAGTGGTGAGGTTTTGGACTACACTGTTTTGTCTAAAGCTTGCCAAAAATGTTCCCTCAAACAGTCCCAGTGTGAAGGAGATGATGAACGATTTCAGGAATGGAGAAGAGAACATTTGGCCTCTGGTGAGTGTGATATTAATTTCAATGGTAGTTCACCAGCCATGGAAGCTGAGGGAGCTTCTATTCTCTGGAGGAGATAA